In the genome of Variovorax sp. PAMC26660, the window CCGCCCAGCAGGCGATGCACGCCGGTGCGGTAGGCGCCGACCAGGGTCTTGCCTGCGTCGTTGTACTGGCCGACGACGTGGATGGCGGCGGAAGCGATGGTGGTTTGCGTGGTGGACATGGTGATTTCCTTGAAGTTGACGGGCTCGTTCGCGGGGAATCGCGATGGGCCTATCTTCTTGCGCAGGGCCTAGGCCTGGAAAACTAGAACCGTCGGAAATCTAGTCCAACTGCCCCAATTTTCTGCAGGCTTGGCCGCCGATCATGCCGCAGCGGCCCTGGAAGAAGCCCTGGCGCGCTTGGCCGGGGCTGCGGCGGCCTTGCGGGCCACGGGCTTGATGGCCGCCTTGGCAGCGGTCTTTGCCGGAGCCTTCTTCGCTGCCGCCTTCACCGGCGTGGCCGCCGTCTTGCGGCTCGCGCTCACGGGCGCCTTCTTGCGCGCTGCGGGCTTCTTGGCGGCAGGCGCAGGCTCGGCGGCTGGCGCCGGGCTTGCCGCAGCCTTCGCAGGCGCGGCAGCAGCCCCTGCAGCGGCCGGGTGCTTGTGCGTCAGGTCCATCAGCAGCTTGTGCTCGGCCAGCATGTAGTCGCCGATCTCGGTGATATCGGGCACGGCGCGGCGGCAAGCGATCAGGCCGTAGTCCATGCGACCGTTGTAGCTCTGCACCGTCACGTTCAGGGCCGTGCCATGGCTGGCGATCGACACCGGGTAGTAGCAGGTCACGAGCGCGCCCGCAAAGTACATCGGGAACGGCGCGCCTGCCACGTTGGAGATGGCCACATTGGCCGCCGGCGGCAGCAGGTTCACGAGGCCCGAGCGCCCCACCATCGAGGCGATGCCCGACACCAGCCAGGGCGCCGCGAAGGTCGGGAAGTCGTCCAGGATCACGGCCTTGAAGCGGTTCATCGTCGATTTCGAGCTGGTCGACGAGGCGTTGATCGCCTTCAGCCGCTGGATCGGGTCGGTGATGTCGGTCGCCAGGCTCACCAGGATCATGCTGGCCTGGTTGTTGGCCGTGTCGTCGCCGGCTTCGCGCAGGCTCACGGGCACGCCGGCCACCAGCGGCTTGGCGGGCAGTTCGTTGTTGTCGGCCAGGTAGTGGCGCAACGCACCGGCCACGGTGGCCATGACCACGTCGTTGAGCGACACGCCGAAGTGCTTGGCGATGTACTTGGTCTCG includes:
- a CDS encoding WS/DGAT/MGAT family O-acyltransferase, translated to MKHLSGLDATFLHLETPEMPMHVGSLNVLDLPKGYKGDFYEDAKSFMANRIHLADVFTRKLALMPFDMSNPVWVDDEDIDIDYHVRHITLPKPGTNRQLQQYVARLHSTLIDRSRPMWEFFIIDGLQSGQVALYTKVHHAGIDGQAGVEVGKAIFDLEATGRVVKPPRSRPRGNGYQLGMAELATAALRNTAQQYIKLFKMAPAIARAIGGLAKPDEKAAEKAAAGAPKKFNLFAPRTSLNVSITNQRTFAGRTISLAETKYIAKHFGVSLNDVVMATVAGALRHYLADNNELPAKPLVAGVPVSLREAGDDTANNQASMILVSLATDITDPIQRLKAINASSTSSKSTMNRFKAVILDDFPTFAAPWLVSGIASMVGRSGLVNLLPPAANVAISNVAGAPFPMYFAGALVTCYYPVSIASHGTALNVTVQSYNGRMDYGLIACRRAVPDITEIGDYMLAEHKLLMDLTHKHPAAAGAAAAPAKAAASPAPAAEPAPAAKKPAARKKAPVSASRKTAATPVKAAAKKAPAKTAAKAAIKPVARKAAAAPAKRARASSRAAAA